Proteins co-encoded in one Zymomonas mobilis subsp. mobilis ATCC 10988 genomic window:
- the purN gene encoding phosphoribosylglycinamide formyltransferase, whose protein sequence is MANSPAKKKVGVLISGRGSNMEALIEASNRPDCPYEITLVFSNIEDAQGLKIAEEAGIKTAFLDHRGHGGRAAYDQKVLAILQEAKLDIVVLAGYMRIVTPEFVSAWEGRMLNIHPALLPSFTGLDTHKRALESGVRWHGCTVHFVTSELDAGPIITQAAVPVYEDDTEDSLAKRVLKEEHRIYAEALEDLAADRLILKDNRVFHKKG, encoded by the coding sequence ATGGCTAATAGCCCAGCAAAGAAGAAGGTCGGTGTTTTAATCTCCGGCCGTGGATCGAATATGGAAGCCTTGATCGAGGCTTCCAACCGCCCCGATTGCCCTTATGAAATCACCTTGGTCTTCTCCAATATTGAAGATGCCCAAGGCCTCAAAATCGCCGAAGAGGCTGGCATCAAAACAGCTTTTCTCGATCATCGCGGACATGGCGGACGGGCAGCTTATGATCAAAAAGTGCTGGCTATCTTACAGGAAGCCAAACTCGATATCGTGGTTCTCGCCGGTTATATGCGGATTGTAACGCCGGAATTTGTCTCAGCATGGGAAGGCCGGATGCTCAACATCCACCCCGCCCTTTTACCGAGCTTTACTGGACTTGATACCCATAAACGCGCGCTAGAATCTGGGGTCAGATGGCATGGCTGCACCGTGCATTTTGTCACTTCCGAACTAGATGCTGGGCCCATCATCACACAGGCGGCCGTTCCGGTCTACGAAGACGACACCGAAGATAGCTTGGCAAAAAGGGTGTTGAAAGAAGAACACCGCATCTACGCCGAGGCGCTAGAAGACCTTGCTGCCGATCGTCTTATTCTCAAAGATAACCGCGTTTTTCATAAGAAAGGATAA
- the nth gene encoding endonuclease III: MTPDSVEEFYRRLAKDNPNPRSELVFKNPYTLLVSVVLSAQATDVSVNKATEPLFKIVDTPQQMVNLGEDRLKDYIRSIGLYNNKAKNIIALSHILVEKYQGQVPADQKALEALPGVGRKTALVVLNVAFNRPTIAVDTHIFRVANRTGLAPGKDVRAVEKALEDVTPEKYRLHAHHWLILFGRYICKARKPECLRCFESDLCAAVKETGIPLQS, encoded by the coding sequence ATGACCCCCGATTCTGTTGAAGAATTTTATCGGCGCTTAGCCAAGGATAATCCCAATCCGCGTTCGGAATTGGTTTTCAAAAATCCTTATACTTTACTGGTATCGGTTGTCCTGTCCGCACAGGCAACCGATGTCAGCGTTAACAAGGCGACTGAACCGTTATTCAAAATTGTCGACACCCCGCAACAGATGGTTAACCTCGGGGAAGATCGCTTGAAAGACTATATCCGATCCATCGGGCTTTATAATAACAAAGCCAAAAATATCATTGCCCTGTCGCATATTCTGGTTGAAAAATACCAAGGACAAGTGCCTGCCGATCAAAAGGCATTGGAAGCGTTACCGGGGGTTGGACGGAAAACTGCTTTGGTCGTTTTGAATGTCGCCTTCAATCGTCCTACCATCGCGGTCGACACCCATATTTTTCGGGTTGCCAACCGGACAGGACTTGCCCCTGGCAAAGATGTCCGCGCTGTCGAAAAGGCATTAGAAGACGTCACGCCCGAAAAATATCGCCTTCATGCGCATCATTGGCTCATTCTTTTCGGACGTTATATCTGTAAGGCCAGAAAACCCGAATGCCTGCGCTGCTTCGAATCTGACCTTTGCGCCGCCGTCAAGGAAACGGGTATTCCCCTTCAATCCTGA
- a CDS encoding HdaA/DnaA family protein, giving the protein MTSSPPVTQMALPLIWPEPENDGDFIVSDANNIAVEQLRLWQKWPVKSALLTGMRKSGRSLLGRLFVARTGGELIDNAERRSEEFIFHAWNRAERLKRPLLVIADQPPPLWKIRLPDLRSRMIASPHLVIKAPDDSLIAALIERRLGRRGLPVSTEILEWVTPRIEHNYIAVLDWIDKLDQAALKRRGPITLNMVRAIMAGEEIPDEERRGRKI; this is encoded by the coding sequence ATGACCTCTTCTCCTCCTGTCACCCAGATGGCATTGCCTCTGATCTGGCCAGAGCCAGAAAATGATGGAGATTTTATTGTCAGTGACGCCAATAATATCGCCGTTGAGCAGTTGCGTTTGTGGCAGAAATGGCCTGTAAAATCGGCGCTTTTAACAGGTATGCGTAAATCGGGGCGCAGCCTTTTGGGGCGACTGTTTGTTGCCCGCACCGGCGGCGAATTGATTGATAATGCGGAAAGACGGTCAGAAGAATTTATTTTCCATGCATGGAATAGGGCGGAGCGATTAAAGCGACCTTTGTTGGTGATTGCCGATCAACCGCCGCCGCTTTGGAAAATTAGATTGCCGGATTTACGTTCTCGAATGATAGCGAGCCCCCATTTGGTGATTAAGGCACCGGACGATTCGTTGATTGCGGCCTTGATTGAAAGGCGTTTGGGGCGACGTGGATTGCCAGTTTCAACCGAAATATTGGAATGGGTAACGCCGCGTATCGAGCATAATTATATTGCGGTTTTGGACTGGATCGACAAGTTGGATCAGGCGGCCTTGAAAAGACGGGGCCCGATTACCCTGAATATGGTGCGCGCGATTATGGCCGGTGAAGAAATCCCCGATGAAGAAAGACGTGGCCGAAAAATATAA
- a CDS encoding RNA degradosome polyphosphate kinase: MSLIAQLPLNERFFNRELSWLSFNHRVLEEAGNKVHPLLERLRFLSISGNNLDEFFMVRVAGLKGQQLQSLNAYSNDGMTIGQQLAALTESTRELMASQQECWLSLREEMKTVGIQVLNIDEINGEDAEILENHFREQVFPVLTPQALDPAHPFPFIPNKGFSLVFDLVRQVDKIPVRELLMIPSTLPRFIRLPSGASSPQNPARYVAIETLIRRFVSILFPGFDVISHGAFRLIRDSDIEFQEEAEDLVLSFHSALKMRRKGRVIQLEMEKDMPPDLEKLVCDEISGDAILFQSSGFLAISDLSRMVEEERPDLKFAPFTPRFPERIMEYGGDCFAAIRAKDIIVHHPYETFDVVLAFLQQAAADPDVVAIKQTLYRAGKQSAVIRSLVDAADAGKSVTALVELKARFDEEQNLKWATQLERAGVQVVYGFIDWKTHAKVSMVVRREGNSYRTYCHFGTGNYHPVTARIYTDLSFFTADQRAGRDAAQLFNYVTGYVEPPHLEMLSLSPHGLRDKLQKLIDAEIEHVKAGRPGVIWAKLNSVVDPAIIESLYRASQAGVHIDLIVRGICCLRPQVPGLSDNIRVKSIVGRFLEHSRIVCFGNGHGLPHKDALVFISSADWMQRNFDRRVETLVPIENPTVHAQVLDQIMVANLLDSEQSWRLLPDGRYERIKDPEHLFNLHHYFMTNPSLSGRGTALIENKIPKLQLREEI, translated from the coding sequence ATGTCCCTTATTGCCCAACTACCTCTGAATGAACGTTTTTTTAATCGGGAATTGTCATGGTTGTCCTTTAATCATCGCGTCCTTGAAGAGGCTGGCAACAAGGTTCATCCGTTATTGGAGCGGTTACGTTTCCTGTCTATTTCCGGCAATAATCTTGATGAATTTTTCATGGTTCGCGTGGCCGGATTAAAAGGCCAGCAACTGCAAAGCCTGAATGCGTATTCCAATGACGGTATGACGATTGGTCAGCAATTAGCGGCGTTGACAGAGAGCACCCGCGAATTGATGGCAAGCCAGCAAGAATGTTGGTTGTCGTTGCGTGAAGAGATGAAAACCGTTGGTATTCAAGTGTTGAATATCGACGAAATTAACGGCGAAGATGCCGAAATTTTGGAAAATCATTTTCGGGAACAGGTTTTTCCGGTTTTGACACCGCAAGCGCTTGATCCAGCGCATCCTTTCCCCTTTATTCCGAATAAAGGCTTTAGCCTTGTTTTTGATCTGGTGCGGCAGGTTGATAAAATTCCGGTGCGTGAATTATTGATGATTCCGTCGACCTTGCCGCGTTTTATCCGTTTACCTTCTGGTGCCAGTTCACCGCAAAATCCGGCGCGTTATGTTGCGATTGAGACCTTGATCCGGCGTTTTGTTTCTATTCTTTTCCCCGGTTTTGATGTCATCAGTCACGGTGCATTCCGTCTTATCCGTGATAGTGATATCGAATTTCAGGAAGAGGCCGAAGATCTTGTTCTGTCTTTCCATTCTGCGTTGAAAATGCGCCGCAAAGGGCGTGTTATCCAGCTGGAAATGGAAAAAGATATGCCGCCGGATTTGGAAAAACTGGTTTGTGATGAGATTAGCGGTGATGCAATTTTATTCCAGAGCAGCGGTTTCCTCGCTATTTCTGATTTAAGTCGAATGGTGGAAGAAGAGAGGCCGGATTTAAAATTCGCGCCTTTCACGCCTCGATTTCCCGAACGGATTATGGAATATGGCGGCGACTGCTTCGCAGCTATTCGCGCAAAAGATATCATCGTCCATCACCCCTACGAAACCTTTGACGTCGTTTTGGCCTTTTTACAGCAAGCAGCCGCCGATCCCGATGTCGTGGCTATCAAGCAAACATTATACCGCGCTGGTAAACAATCCGCGGTTATTCGCTCGCTGGTTGACGCGGCTGATGCGGGGAAATCGGTAACGGCCTTGGTTGAGTTGAAAGCCCGTTTTGATGAAGAACAGAATTTGAAATGGGCGACCCAATTGGAACGGGCAGGGGTTCAGGTTGTCTATGGCTTTATTGACTGGAAAACCCATGCCAAGGTTTCGATGGTTGTTCGTCGCGAAGGCAACAGTTATCGCACCTATTGCCATTTCGGAACCGGCAATTACCATCCGGTAACGGCGCGTATTTATACTGATTTGAGTTTCTTTACCGCCGATCAGCGGGCAGGGCGTGATGCCGCCCAGCTTTTTAATTATGTCACCGGTTATGTCGAGCCGCCGCATCTTGAAATGTTGTCTTTGTCGCCGCATGGTTTGCGGGATAAATTACAGAAGTTGATTGATGCTGAAATCGAGCATGTCAAAGCAGGGCGGCCGGGTGTCATCTGGGCTAAATTAAATTCAGTGGTTGATCCGGCCATTATTGAAAGCCTGTATCGGGCATCTCAGGCTGGTGTTCATATTGACCTTATTGTCCGTGGTATCTGTTGCTTGCGGCCTCAAGTGCCAGGGTTGTCCGATAATATTCGGGTAAAATCTATTGTCGGGCGCTTTTTGGAACATAGCCGGATTGTCTGTTTCGGGAATGGACATGGATTGCCCCATAAAGATGCCTTGGTCTTTATTTCATCGGCTGACTGGATGCAGCGGAATTTTGACCGGCGCGTTGAAACTTTGGTTCCGATCGAAAATCCGACCGTTCATGCGCAGGTATTAGATCAGATTATGGTCGCCAATTTATTGGATAGCGAACAGAGTTGGCGTTTGTTACCAGATGGCCGCTATGAACGCATTAAAGACCCCGAACATTTGTTCAATCTGCATCATTATTTTATGACCAATCCATCCTTGTCAGGGCGTGGCACGGCCTTGATTGAAAATAAAATTCCGAAATTGCAGCTTAGAGAAGAGATCTAG
- the dapB gene encoding 4-hydroxy-tetrahydrodipicolinate reductase — MTKESSVKIGLIGAAGRMGKAIQEAASQQDIQLSGGIGRKGAEFGSYNDSESLAKASDVLIDFSTAAALKDNIEAALHHKKPIIIGTTGLTEADHQLIEQAASKIPVILAANTSLGVNMLAALVKQAAAKLGSDWDIEIVEMHHRHKKDAPSGTALLLGRAAAEGRGEKLEDIADLQRCPATEPRETGRIGFASLRGGSVAGDHMVVFASEGERIELGHRAESRIIFARGALKAALWLADQSAGFYQMKDVLGL; from the coding sequence ATGACAAAGGAATCTTCTGTCAAAATCGGTTTGATTGGCGCGGCTGGCCGGATGGGGAAAGCCATTCAAGAAGCCGCATCACAGCAAGACATTCAGCTATCTGGTGGCATCGGCCGGAAAGGTGCCGAATTCGGCAGCTATAACGATAGCGAAAGTCTGGCCAAGGCCTCTGATGTTTTGATCGACTTTTCAACGGCGGCGGCTCTTAAAGATAATATCGAAGCCGCCCTCCATCACAAAAAACCGATTATTATCGGCACGACCGGCCTTACGGAAGCCGATCACCAACTGATTGAGCAAGCCGCTTCTAAAATTCCGGTTATCTTGGCCGCTAACACCTCGCTTGGGGTCAATATGCTGGCTGCTTTGGTCAAACAGGCTGCCGCCAAATTAGGCAGCGATTGGGATATCGAAATTGTGGAGATGCATCATCGCCACAAGAAAGATGCTCCATCAGGCACAGCTTTATTACTAGGACGTGCCGCCGCCGAAGGCCGTGGCGAAAAATTGGAAGACATCGCCGATTTACAGCGCTGCCCCGCCACCGAACCGCGCGAAACAGGCCGGATCGGCTTTGCCAGCTTACGGGGTGGCTCGGTTGCAGGCGACCATATGGTTGTTTTTGCGAGCGAAGGTGAAAGAATCGAATTAGGCCACCGCGCCGAAAGTCGGATTATTTTTGCCCGTGGTGCTTTGAAGGCCGCGCTTTGGCTTGCCGATCAATCTGCCGGATTTTACCAGATGAAGGACGTTCTTGGTTTATGA
- a CDS encoding regulatory protein RecX: MTETQVVHHHLKDKQRKPLDEDSLRQLALYYVGRYATSSKKLSEYLKRKINQSGWIGTAPPDIYAIISYCINLGYINDPLFAEMKYNAFKRRGYGKIRVKSALKAAGIDEKIIDSLTENNDSAMETALHYAKKRHLGPFYEKEDRDDIKIKRRHFAAMARAGHSADVIARIFKINIEDLES; the protein is encoded by the coding sequence ATGACAGAGACGCAAGTCGTGCATCACCATTTAAAAGACAAGCAACGCAAACCTCTTGATGAGGATTCATTACGTCAACTCGCTTTATATTATGTTGGACGTTATGCAACATCTTCGAAAAAATTGTCAGAGTATTTGAAACGAAAAATAAATCAGTCTGGGTGGATTGGCACCGCACCCCCTGATATTTATGCGATTATTTCTTATTGTATCAATCTTGGCTATATCAATGACCCCCTATTTGCAGAAATGAAATATAATGCCTTTAAAAGACGAGGATATGGCAAAATTAGGGTGAAATCGGCTTTAAAAGCAGCTGGTATTGATGAAAAGATTATTGATAGTCTGACAGAAAATAACGATTCAGCCATGGAAACGGCTTTGCATTATGCCAAAAAACGCCATCTGGGCCCTTTTTATGAAAAAGAGGATCGGGATGATATCAAAATTAAAAGGCGGCATTTTGCGGCTATGGCAAGGGCAGGGCATTCAGCCGATGTGATCGCCCGAATATTCAAGATCAATATTGAAGACCTCGAATCCTAG
- a CDS encoding fatty acyl-AMP ligase yields MSTLVGKKNAVGDQEPVLKPTPTNDDQVARRRCDFDTMGEALDYAALSKKGMNFHDARGSLIRPYPFSELRADALKMASRLIARGMKPGDRLALIAETCPEFAALFFGAIYAGVWPVPLPLPTSFGGKEAYIDQLAIQLKSSDPSLIAYPKELSEFAEKAAAKNGVKAMAWDDLLLEDAPVIELPKAKKDDIAYLQYSSGSTRFPHGVIITHQALLSNLNAHGLGMNMRNNDRCISWLPWYHDMGLVGCMLSIIANQISTDYLKTNDFARRPLAWLDLITRNEGYSISYSPTFGYDICARRMSSQTKAADRFDLSRWRVAGNGADMIRPDVMQKFVDAFSEAGFNPNAFMPSYGLAEATLAVSLMPLNEGIRVEMVKESLLSGSQADENQPERYRSIVNCGKPVKDTTISIRNADGKDLPEREVGQVWVKGPGIMSGYFRDKESTDACMVDGWLDTGDMGYMSDGYIYIVGRAKDMILVNGCNYWPQDIEWAVEQLPGFKGGDIAAFAITTESGEEMPAVLVQCRMSDSEERKKLHAEINQKVRTMIGMPCMVALVPPRSLPRTSSGKLSRVKARNMYLTGAIKAYDLD; encoded by the coding sequence TTGTCGACTTTGGTCGGAAAGAAAAATGCTGTGGGCGATCAAGAACCAGTTTTAAAACCTACGCCTACCAATGATGATCAGGTAGCACGCCGCCGCTGTGATTTTGATACGATGGGCGAAGCCTTGGATTACGCGGCGTTATCCAAAAAAGGCATGAATTTTCATGATGCGCGTGGGTCACTTATCAGACCCTATCCCTTCAGTGAATTGCGTGCCGATGCTCTAAAGATGGCTTCAAGGCTGATTGCACGGGGGATGAAACCCGGTGACAGATTGGCTTTAATTGCAGAAACCTGTCCAGAATTTGCGGCTTTGTTTTTTGGGGCGATTTATGCCGGTGTTTGGCCGGTGCCGCTTCCTTTACCGACATCTTTTGGCGGGAAAGAAGCCTATATCGACCAATTGGCGATCCAGCTTAAAAGCAGTGATCCCAGCCTGATTGCCTATCCAAAGGAATTATCGGAATTTGCCGAAAAAGCCGCTGCCAAAAATGGCGTGAAGGCGATGGCATGGGATGATCTTCTACTCGAAGATGCCCCCGTTATTGAATTACCCAAGGCGAAGAAAGACGATATCGCCTATCTTCAATATTCCAGTGGTTCCACGCGTTTCCCGCATGGCGTTATTATTACCCATCAAGCGTTGCTCAGCAATTTGAACGCGCATGGCTTGGGCATGAATATGCGGAATAATGACCGCTGTATTTCATGGCTGCCTTGGTATCATGATATGGGTCTGGTCGGCTGTATGCTGTCGATCATAGCCAATCAGATTTCAACCGATTATCTAAAAACCAATGACTTTGCCCGCCGACCGCTGGCATGGCTTGATTTAATCACGCGGAATGAAGGCTATTCGATCAGCTATTCTCCGACTTTTGGCTATGATATTTGCGCGCGCCGCATGTCCAGCCAAACGAAAGCCGCTGACCGCTTTGACCTGTCCCGTTGGCGGGTTGCGGGTAATGGCGCGGATATGATCCGGCCTGATGTTATGCAGAAATTTGTTGATGCCTTCTCCGAAGCAGGCTTCAACCCCAATGCCTTTATGCCTTCCTATGGTCTGGCCGAAGCAACCCTTGCGGTTTCCTTGATGCCATTGAACGAAGGTATTCGGGTCGAAATGGTCAAGGAAAGCCTTCTTTCCGGTAGCCAAGCAGATGAAAACCAACCGGAAAGATATCGTTCGATTGTCAATTGCGGCAAACCCGTCAAAGACACGACGATTTCTATCCGTAATGCCGATGGCAAAGATTTACCGGAACGCGAAGTTGGCCAAGTCTGGGTCAAAGGCCCCGGCATCATGAGCGGCTATTTTCGTGACAAAGAATCAACCGATGCCTGCATGGTCGATGGTTGGCTTGATACGGGCGATATGGGCTATATGTCCGACGGCTATATTTATATTGTTGGCCGGGCCAAAGATATGATCCTCGTCAATGGTTGTAACTATTGGCCACAGGATATCGAATGGGCCGTTGAACAGCTCCCCGGTTTCAAAGGGGGCGATATCGCCGCTTTTGCGATCACGACCGAATCTGGCGAAGAAATGCCAGCGGTTTTGGTGCAATGCCGGATGTCCGATTCCGAAGAAAGAAAGAAACTGCACGCTGAGATCAATCAGAAAGTGCGGACGATGATCGGGATGCCCTGCATGGTGGCCTTGGTGCCACCGCGTTCATTGCCTCGTACCAGCTCCGGTAAATTAAGCCGTGTGAAAGCACGGAATATGTATCTGACCGGTGCAATCAAGGCCTATGATCTGGACTAA
- the purM gene encoding phosphoribosylformylglycinamidine cyclo-ligase, translating to MTNNSTQKYSYADAGVSIATGNALVKAIAPLARATARAGANADLGGFGGFFDLKAAGFNDPLLVAANDGVGTKVKLAITGNRHDHVGIDLVAMCVNDLIVQGAEPLFFLDYFASGHLDPELAKRVIAGIAEGCKIAGCALIGGETAEMPGLYADGDYDLAGFSVGAVERSQVLEAGRVRAGDIILGMASSGVHSNGFSLVRKLADGQKWDLKAPAPFKKDTLLIDVLMEPTRIYVRSLLPLIRQNVIAALAHITGGGLLENIPRTLPDNCHAVIDANRWEQPDLMQFLQQEGNLDPAEMARTFNCGIGMAVIVHPEDAATVQAALHEAGESVYSIGIIEEGQKGCTVAGKAGSWNSTSDWKVTHNG from the coding sequence ATGACTAATAACAGCACGCAAAAATACAGTTATGCCGATGCCGGCGTTTCTATCGCAACCGGTAATGCGCTGGTCAAAGCCATTGCACCCCTTGCCCGTGCGACGGCGAGAGCCGGAGCCAATGCCGATCTCGGAGGTTTCGGCGGCTTTTTTGATTTAAAAGCAGCCGGCTTCAATGATCCGTTACTGGTCGCGGCGAATGATGGTGTCGGAACCAAGGTAAAATTGGCGATTACCGGCAACCGTCACGATCATGTAGGCATTGACCTTGTGGCGATGTGTGTCAATGACCTGATTGTCCAAGGTGCCGAACCTTTATTCTTTTTAGACTATTTTGCTTCAGGTCATCTCGATCCCGAATTAGCCAAAAGAGTCATCGCAGGTATTGCCGAAGGCTGCAAGATTGCCGGCTGCGCTTTGATCGGTGGCGAAACGGCTGAAATGCCCGGCCTCTACGCCGATGGCGATTACGATCTGGCGGGTTTCTCTGTTGGTGCCGTCGAACGTTCTCAAGTGTTGGAAGCAGGTCGCGTCCGTGCGGGTGACATCATTCTGGGTATGGCCTCTTCCGGTGTTCACTCCAACGGTTTTTCGCTTGTCCGCAAATTAGCCGACGGCCAAAAATGGGATTTAAAGGCTCCAGCGCCTTTCAAAAAGGACACGCTTCTTATTGATGTCTTGATGGAACCGACCCGCATTTATGTCCGGTCACTATTACCTCTCATCCGCCAGAATGTCATTGCAGCCTTGGCACATATCACCGGCGGCGGTTTGCTTGAAAATATTCCGCGCACGCTTCCCGACAACTGCCATGCCGTTATTGATGCCAATCGTTGGGAACAGCCGGATTTGATGCAATTCTTGCAGCAAGAAGGCAATCTTGATCCCGCCGAAATGGCGAGAACCTTTAACTGCGGTATTGGCATGGCGGTAATCGTCCATCCCGAAGATGCTGCCACCGTCCAAGCCGCTTTACATGAAGCAGGCGAAAGTGTTTATTCCATCGGAATAATCGAAGAAGGTCAGAAAGGCTGCACAGTTGCAGGCAAAGCCGGAAGCTGGAACAGCACTTCAGACTGGAAAGTAACCCATAATGGCTAA
- a CDS encoding Ppx/GppA family phosphatase, with product MDKKCPMPKQKKWCKSGPIGIIDIGSNSIRLVVYDQLSRAPRILFNEKISAQLGRNIPVDGRIDEKAIELAISELTRFWKLAQIMELSSLRTVATAAVRDAKNGAFLLGEIAKIGLEVEVLSGEEEGYASGYGVLSAIPDADGIVGDLGGGSLELIRISKGRVKDRVSLPLGVLRIADIRKKSRNALDNFISEAFKKIDWLADARDLPFYMVGGAWRSLAKLDMHVRHYPIPVLHNYIMSPDRPSKLIRVIQRNSPKKLKNKANISTSRVEQLSDAAALLAVVSRHLHSRALVTSAYGLREGLLYLSLDKATRKLDPLLWSANQRGETAGRFYQQGEALYDWMSTLFAQDPPAYHRLRHAACLLADSAWQANPDFRAEQILSIILHGRWVGLDAYGRALIGQALAVSYDGAMDKKITNNLLSEADTIRAVRWGKAIRLGMRLSGGVTTSLKKSTILYRNNKIILQFSGNYKLKGETVLRRLRSLANSFEASEVVEFL from the coding sequence GTGGATAAAAAATGCCCGATGCCGAAACAGAAAAAATGGTGCAAATCGGGACCTATCGGTATCATTGATATTGGTTCTAATTCCATCCGTCTGGTGGTGTATGACCAGTTAAGTCGCGCCCCGAGAATCCTGTTCAATGAAAAGATTTCAGCCCAATTAGGCCGCAATATTCCAGTAGATGGCCGAATTGATGAAAAAGCGATTGAGCTGGCAATATCCGAATTAACGCGTTTTTGGAAATTAGCGCAAATTATGGAACTTAGCTCTCTTAGAACGGTTGCGACAGCCGCGGTGAGAGATGCTAAAAATGGAGCTTTCCTTCTCGGTGAAATAGCCAAAATCGGGCTAGAAGTTGAAGTCTTGTCGGGCGAAGAAGAGGGCTATGCTTCCGGTTATGGCGTTTTGTCCGCTATCCCCGATGCAGACGGAATTGTTGGCGATTTGGGTGGCGGTAGTCTTGAACTGATCCGTATATCGAAAGGGCGGGTGAAGGACAGAGTTTCTTTGCCCTTGGGTGTTTTAAGAATTGCGGATATTCGTAAAAAAAGCCGCAATGCTTTGGATAACTTTATATCGGAAGCCTTTAAGAAGATTGATTGGCTGGCCGATGCCCGCGATTTGCCTTTCTATATGGTCGGCGGCGCTTGGCGGTCTTTGGCTAAATTGGATATGCATGTCAGGCATTATCCGATCCCTGTTTTACATAATTATATCATGTCGCCCGATCGACCTTCCAAATTGATACGGGTTATTCAGCGCAATAGTCCCAAGAAGTTGAAAAATAAGGCGAATATTTCAACTTCGCGTGTCGAGCAGCTTTCGGATGCAGCTGCGTTGTTAGCCGTGGTGAGCCGTCATCTTCATAGCCGAGCCTTGGTGACTTCGGCTTATGGATTAAGGGAAGGTTTGCTCTATCTTAGCCTTGATAAGGCAACCCGCAAGTTAGACCCGCTTTTATGGAGTGCCAATCAGCGCGGTGAAACGGCAGGTCGTTTTTATCAGCAGGGTGAGGCGCTTTACGATTGGATGTCGACCCTTTTTGCTCAAGATCCGCCCGCTTATCACCGTTTACGTCATGCGGCTTGTTTATTGGCAGATAGCGCCTGGCAGGCTAATCCCGATTTTCGGGCTGAACAAATTTTGAGTATTATTCTACATGGGCGTTGGGTCGGATTGGATGCCTATGGACGGGCTTTGATCGGTCAGGCTTTAGCCGTCAGCTATGACGGTGCAATGGATAAGAAAATCACTAATAATTTGTTGAGTGAAGCGGATACGATCCGCGCTGTGCGTTGGGGTAAAGCCATTCGTTTGGGTATGCGTTTGTCAGGCGGTGTAACGACTAGCCTGAAAAAAAGCACTATTCTTTATCGGAATAACAAAATTATCCTGCAATTTTCCGGTAATTATAAATTAAAAGGCGAGACCGTCCTGCGCCGATTGCGGTCTTTGGCGAATAGTTTTGAAGCCAGCGAAGTGGTCGAATTTTTATAG